The genomic segment TGCGGACCAACATAAGTACCAGCTGTCCCCCCCACTTCCGACAGACTTGCGCAATCAGATGCAATGACCGGCGTACCGCTGGCCATGGATTCCAGCAACGGCAGGCCAAAGCCCTCGTACAGAGACGGAAACACCATGATCCTGGCGGCGGCCGTGACACAAGCCAGATCTGCCTGATCCAGATAACCCGCAAGACGTACGTAACCGGCGCTCACCGCTTGCGCCAGCGCACCGCTCCATGCCTCGGCTTGCCAGCCTGCCATGCCGACCACCAGCAACGGGAAACGCGCGCGCAACGACTGCGGCAACCGCGCATGGGCCTTGAGCGTCAACGCCAGATTCTTGCGTGGCTCCAGCGTGCCAACCGAAAGAACAAAGCCGCGATAAGTCAGGCCCAATTTTTTTAAACGAAGCGCCAGCTCCGGTTCGTTCCGTGGCCGAAAGATCGCTGAACAGGCAAGCGGCGCCAGCACCACCTTTTCCGCCGGCAGGTTGAATTGCCTCTTTACTTCTGTGCCAATAAACTCGGAGTCGACCAGTATCCGGCTGGCGCGCGCCACTGCCGATGGCAAACGCCGTTCAATTTCCTTCAGACGATCTTTGGGCTGCGTTTGCGGATAATGAATATGTGTAAGATCATGCACTGTCATCACTGTCGGCCCGGAAAAATTCAGCGGCCACAAAGTCGGCTCGTGATACACATCAGGAGCAATCCTGCGTACTCCGCGATTGAAACATAATTGCTCAAGCGCCCGGCGCATCATGTAGGCCGCCGGCAGGCGCTTGGCAACGCCAGACCAACGCGCGTATTCCGGCATCGATGCAGTTGCCAATGCCGGCCGCCAGCGGGCGCCGTAAAAATACTGCATGTCCAGTTCGCTATCTTGCTGCAAGGCTTGCGCAAGCTCGGCGACATAGTTGCCGATACCGGTGCGCGGAGCCAGCAGGATTTTGCTATTTAGTGCAATCGTCAGTTTCATCACAGCCACTTTGCACGTACTGACGAACGTTGGTTTGTTGCAGAACCCGCTGCACCAGTTGACGCGCAGAATTCTCCCAATTCAGCCAGGACCAGTCTTTTATTGTCCGCGGCGCAGGAAAAACGCCGCTGCTTTCAAACTGCCTGACTTGCCGCGCCAGCGAGTCCGGTTGGTCCAAATCAAAATAACTCATAAAATCGCCGCCAATCTCATGGAAAACAGGTATATCGCTGCCCATCGCCGGCAAACCACGCTGCATCGCTTCCACCACCGGTAAACCAAAGCCCTCCACGAATGACGGGAAAACCAATGCCTTGGAGTGGCTATAGGCATATTCCAATTCGACGTCGCTCAGATCATTAAACATGTAAAGCCGTCGTTTCAGCTCCGGATGCGTTTTCACTCGCTCGATCAGGCGCTCATTTTTCCATCCTATGCGCCCAATGAAGCACAAGACGACATCGCCGCCCTCTTCCCACAAGCGATCAAAGGCATCGAGCAAGTAAGCGTGGTTCTTGCGAGGCTCTATGGTGCTGACCATCAGATAGACAGAACGGCCGGATATGAACAATTTCTTCAACACGGGGCGCACTGTTTTACAAGGACCAACCTGATCGAGTTCGGAACCCAGATGAAAAAAATCAAACCACCGGTTCCCGGCCTGCTCAGTACCTAAGCGCCGTTGCACCTCGGTCCGCACTTCATCGCGTATGGTGCCGGATATCGCAACGAAACCGTTTGCCGTGTTGGCAATCCATTCAAACCAACGATCGAAAACCTGGACCAGCGGACCATCGCAAAATTGCGGATGGGTTAAAGGAATCAAATCGTAAATAACCGATACGATAGACACGCCCTGTTGCTGCAGTTTTTCCGCTACCGGAAAAAAATCTGCATGCCACGACGAATCCAGCAGCACCAGAATGTCATCGGAACGGCATTCCATTTCAAATGCGCGCGGACGCACTTCAATTTTTTTCAGCAGCCATTCTGCCAAATACAAGGGCAACATGAACGACAAACTGAGTAGTCGGCATAGGACATATGTCACACGCTTGGCATTGTGAAATGCGTTCCACGGCCAATGGTACAACAGGCGGGAATGAAGCAACCAGTAACGATTGCGTATCTGCACCAGTTTTTGCGTCGCCTTTTCCAACTTTTCTTGCAAGCGGCTACGCCAATCGTCACCATAATCTGGCGCCAACTGTTTGACTTCAAGCAGCTTTCCTTGTTTGAATATGACGGGAATGCAAACCGCTTCATCCTGAACTGACGGCAGATGATTGATAATATTGCGGACCACGCGTTGTATGCCGGAATTCATTTCCGGGTGATGAAACACATACGTGCATTCGATCAGTAGCCTAGTCATGCTGTAACCTCAATCTTGCGCGCATATCCATATGAACGTTCGACCGCCATCTCGGCGTCCAGGAATGCACAACCGACAAAGTCGGGATGCTGCGTATTGATTACATGGAAAATGACGCTATAGTCGCGCCACTCATAGTTGGTATCCAGATGCGAGTCCAGCCGCGACAAGGAAATGGCTACCGAATAGCTGCCCTTGCCCAGGTTCACCGGAAAGCGACAGCGATACACCAACTCTTCGTCGGCCACCAAGTCCGTCTGCGGCATCTCGAGCCGATGTGTATTGATGCCAAAGATCGACTGCCCCAGTTTGTCCTTGATCATGTACCCCATCACCAGCCGCGGTATGGCGACATTGATCGCAACCCGTATTTCCAGCGTGGCGTAGGCGCCGACTTCGATCACATCAAGCTTCTTACCCTCGTCATCCAGCAAGTTCACGGACACAATACTGGCTTCACCTGTACCGGAAATCGTTCTTAACCTGCCGTCTTCCAAACGCTCTTGCCTGACGGTTTGCTGCTCGCGCTCTGCCAGCATGG from the Collimonas arenae genome contains:
- a CDS encoding glycosyltransferase family 4 protein; the protein is MTRLLIECTYVFHHPEMNSGIQRVVRNIINHLPSVQDEAVCIPVIFKQGKLLEVKQLAPDYGDDWRSRLQEKLEKATQKLVQIRNRYWLLHSRLLYHWPWNAFHNAKRVTYVLCRLLSLSFMLPLYLAEWLLKKIEVRPRAFEMECRSDDILVLLDSSWHADFFPVAEKLQQQGVSIVSVIYDLIPLTHPQFCDGPLVQVFDRWFEWIANTANGFVAISGTIRDEVRTEVQRRLGTEQAGNRWFDFFHLGSELDQVGPCKTVRPVLKKLFISGRSVYLMVSTIEPRKNHAYLLDAFDRLWEEGGDVVLCFIGRIGWKNERLIERVKTHPELKRRLYMFNDLSDVELEYAYSHSKALVFPSFVEGFGLPVVEAMQRGLPAMGSDIPVFHEIGGDFMSYFDLDQPDSLARQVRQFESSGVFPAPRTIKDWSWLNWENSARQLVQRVLQQTNVRQYVQSGCDETDDCTK
- a CDS encoding glycosyltransferase family 4 protein; translation: MKLTIALNSKILLAPRTGIGNYVAELAQALQQDSELDMQYFYGARWRPALATASMPEYARWSGVAKRLPAAYMMRRALEQLCFNRGVRRIAPDVYHEPTLWPLNFSGPTVMTVHDLTHIHYPQTQPKDRLKEIERRLPSAVARASRILVDSEFIGTEVKRQFNLPAEKVVLAPLACSAIFRPRNEPELALRLKKLGLTYRGFVLSVGTLEPRKNLALTLKAHARLPQSLRARFPLLVVGMAGWQAEAWSGALAQAVSAGYVRLAGYLDQADLACVTAAARIMVFPSLYEGFGLPLLESMASGTPVIASDCASLSEVGGTAGTYVGPQDEVALTEQMRRLMEDDGYWTERRSAGLARSQDFSWEKCAAITAGVYRQVAHS